The Lycium barbarum isolate Lr01 chromosome 10, ASM1917538v2, whole genome shotgun sequence genome includes a region encoding these proteins:
- the LOC132615068 gene encoding insulin-degrading enzyme-like 1, peroxisomal isoform X1, protein MAVGTVDEPVEIFKARSDKREYRRIVLQNNLEVLLISDPETDKCAASMDVPVGYYSDPKGLEGLAHFLEHMLFYASEKYPVENSYSKYITQHGGSTNAYTSSEHTNFYFDINADCFEEALDRFAQFFVKPLMSPDATTREIKAVDSENQNNLLSDGHRMYQLQKHLSSKDHPYHKFGTGNWDTLEVQPKARGLDTREELLKFYKENYSANLMHLVVYAKDCLDKAQTLVQSIFQEVPNTNRSYSPVTDQPCKSEHLQILVRAVPIKQGHRLRLVWPVIPDVLHYKEGPSIYLSHLIGHEGEGSLFYILKKLGWATSLSAGESSGGHHFSFFEVYINLTDAGHDHFEDVVALLFKYIDLLRQAGACKWIYDELSAMSETNFHYQDKISPIHYVVYVASNMQFYPPIDWLVGSSLPSRFNPGIIEAVLNELTPQNVRIFWVSTKFDGNTDSTEPWYGTAYSLEKITSSAIEQWMEKAPDGNLHLPVPNMFIPTDLSIKTVSNKMNFPVLLRKSPYSRLWYKPDTLFFMPKGLCIIDFTCPQSRSSPEAAVLTSIFVWLLKDYLNEYAYNAELAGLNYWISAHCSGFEVSLSGYNHKMRVLLEKVIDKIINFKVEPDRFFVIKELFSKQYQNVKFQQPYEQALYYCSLILREHSWSWEDELGVLPNLEVDDLIKFYPLLLSRTFLECYTAGNIDSKEAVSMIQHVEDAFYKGAQPLSRALYASEHLSSRIIKLEESMNYFYAAECLNISDENSALVHYIPVHRDEYVKNVKLQLFVLIAKQPAFDQLRSVEQLGYITSLSRTSDAGVRGLQLIVQSSVKDPRYIELRFQAFLKTLEAQLHDMSDDEFKRKVNALIDIKLEKFKNLSEETNFFWWEISGGTLRFDRIENEVAVLKQITKTDLIDFFNEYVNLGAPKRKSLSLQVFGSSHSCQLKAEKVDPVEPNVVQIEDIFCFRRSRPLYPSFKGDISHLKAHYAEHQ, encoded by the exons ATGGCTGTGGGTACAGTAGATGAACCTGTTGAGATATTTAAGGCTCGTTCAGATAAAAGGGAGTATAGAAGAATAGTACTACAGAACAATCTTGAAGTTCTCTTAATTAGTGATCCTGAAACTGACAAG TGTGCTGCTTCTATGGATGTGCCAGTGGGGTATTACAGTGATCCTAAGGGTCTTGAAGGTCTTGCTCATTTTCTTG AGCATATGCTGTTTTATGCAAGTGAGAAGTATCCCGTGGAGAATAGTTACTCAAAGTACATCACCCAG CACGGAGGTTCCACCAATGCTTATACATCTTCTGAGCACACCAACTTTTACTTCGACATTAATGCAGATTGCTTTGAAGAAGCATTGGACAG ATTTGCACAGTTTTTTGTCAAACCATTAATGTCACCTGATGCTACAACAAGGGAAATAAAAGCTGTTGATTCTG AGAACCAAAACAACCTATTATCTGATGGTCACAGAATGTACCAG CTTCAGAAACATCTGAGCTCTAAAGATCATCCATACCACAAATTTGGCACAG GCAATTGGGATACTTTGGAGGTGCAGCCAAAAGCAAGAGGGTTGGATACAAGGGAGGAGCTTCTCAAATTTTATAAAGAAAATTATTCTGCCAACTTAATGCATTTGGTTGTTTATGCAAAAG ATTGCCTTGATAAAGCTCAAACATTGGTACAGAGCATATTCCAAGAAGTTCCAAATACCAACAGAAGTTACTCCCCTGTTACTGATCAGCCTTGCAAATCAGAACATCTTCAG ATTCTAGTCAGAGCTGTTCCAATAAAGCAAGGTCATAGGCTGAGGCTTGTGTGGCCAGTAATTCCAGATGTACTTCATTACAAGGAAGGGCCTTCAATCTATTTGAGTCACTTGATTGGACATGAAGGAGAAGGATCCTTGTTTTATATCTTGAAGAAGTTAG GTTGGGCAACAAGCTTATCGGCTGGAGAGTCAAGTGGCGGTCATCACTTCTCTTTTTTTGAAGTTTATATTAATCTGACTGATGCTGGGCATG ACCATTTTGAGGATGTTGTGGCACTGCTTTTCAAATATATTGACCTTCTTCGACAAGCTGGTGCCTGCAAATGGATATATGATGAG CTTTCTGCTATGTCTGAAACTAATTTCCATTATCAAGACAAGATTTCTCCCATCCACTATGTGGTATATGTTGCATCGAACATGCAG TTTTACCCACCAATAGACTGGTTGGTTGGGTCATCTTTACCTTCAAGGTTCAACCCAGGCATTATTGAAGCAGTCCTAAATGAGCTCACACCACAAAATGTCAG AATCTTTTGGGTTTCAACAAAATTTGACGGTAATACAGACTCAACGGAGCCTTGGTATGGAACTGCATATTCATTAGAGAAAATAACAAGCTCCGCGATTGAG CAATGGATGGAGAAGGCACCTGATGGAAATTTGCATCTACCTGTTCCTAATATGTTTATTCCTACCGATTTGTCCATTAAAACTGTCTCCAACAAG ATGAATTTTCCAGTGTTGTTAAGGAAATCCCCTTATTCAAGGTTATGGTACAAGCCGGATACATTATTCTTCATGCCAAAGGGGCTCTGTATAATAGATTTCACCTGTCCCCAATCTAGAAGTTCTCCTGAAGCAGCTGTTCTTACCTCAATTTTCGTATGGCTGCTGAAGGACTATCTAAATGAATATG CCTACAATGCCGAGCTTGCCGGTCTCAATTACTGGATAAGTGCTCACTGTAGTGGTTTTGAG GTTAGTTTATCTGGATATAATCATAAAATGAGGGTCTTACTAGAAAAAGTTATTGATAAGATTATCAATTTCAAAGTTGAGCCTGACAGATTCTTTGTTATCAAG GAATTGTTCTCAAAGCAATATCAAAACGTCAAGTTTCAACAGCCATACGAGCAAGCTTTGTACTACTGCTCACTAATACTTAGGGAACACTCATGGTCATGGGAAGATGAACTTGGAGTCCTTCCTAATCTTGAAGTTGATGACCTTATTAAGTTTTATCCTCTGCTGTTATCAAGAACATTTCTGGAGTGCTACACAGCAG GAAACATCGACTCAAAGGAAGCGGTTTCAATGATCCAGCACGTTGAAGATGCCTTTTACAAGGGTGCCCAGCCTCTATCTCGGGCCCTATATGCGTCTGAGCATCTGTCAAGTAGAATCATAAAGCTTGAAGAGAGCATGAATTACTTCTATGCTGCAGAGTGCCTAAATATATCTGATGAAAATTCTGCTCTTGTCCATTACATTCCG GTGCATCGAGATGAATACGTCAAGAATGTAAAACTGCAACTATTTGTTCTGATAGCGAAACAACCAGCTTTCGATCAGCTTAGATCTGTTGAGCAGCTTGGTTACATTACATCACTTTCACGGAC GAGCGATGCTGGTGTTCGTGGACTGCAGCTTATAGTTCAATCCTCAGTCAAG GATCCTAGATATATTGAGTTGCGATTCCAGGCGTTTCTCAAGACTTTGGAAGCTCAGCTTCATGACATGTCAGATGATGAGTTTAAG AGAAAAGTCAATGCTCTTATTGATATTAAGCTCGAGaagtttaagaacttatcggAGGAAACTAATTTTTTCTGGTGGGAAATTTCTGGTGGCACCCTCAGATTTGATAGAATTGAAAATGAG GTTGCAGTACTGAAGCAGATAACCAAAACAGACCTGATCGATTTCTTTAACGAATACGTGAATCTTGGCGCTCCTAAAAGGAAGTCATTAAGCTTACAAGTCTTTGGCAGCTCACATTCTTGTCAACTAAAGGCAGAGAAAGTCGATCCTGTTGAACCAAACGTCGTCCAGATTGAAGATATTTTCTGTTTCAGGAGATCCCGCCCTCTCTATCCTTCTTTTAAGGGAGACATTAGCCATTTGAAAGCTCATTATGCTGAGCATCAGTGA
- the LOC132615068 gene encoding insulin-degrading enzyme-like 1, peroxisomal isoform X2: MAVGTVDEPVEIFKARSDKREYRRIVLQNNLEVLLISDPETDKCAASMDVPVGYYSDPKGLEGLAHFLEHMLFYASEKYPVENSYSKYITQHGGSTNAYTSSEHTNFYFDINADCFEEALDRFAQFFVKPLMSPDATTREIKAVDSENQNNLLSDGHRMYQLQKHLSSKDHPYHKFGTGNWDTLEVQPKARGLDTREELLKFYKENYSANLMHLVVYAKDCLDKAQTLVQSIFQEVPNTNRSYSPVTDQPCKSEHLQILVRAVPIKQGHRLRLVWPVIPDVLHYKEGPSIYLSHLIGHEGEGSLFYILKKLGWATSLSAGESSGGHHFSFFEVYINLTDAGHDHFEDVVALLFKYIDLLRQAGACKWIYDELSAMSETNFHYQDKISPIHYVVYVASNMQFYPPIDWLVGSSLPSRFNPGIIEAVLNELTPQNVRIFWVSTKFDGNTDSTEPWYGTAYSLEKITSSAIEQWMEKAPDGNLHLPVPNMFIPTDLSIKTVSNKMNFPVLLRKSPYSRLWYKPDTLFFMPKGLCIIDFTCPQSRSSPEAAVLTSIFVWLLKDYLNEYAYNAELAGLNYWISAHCSGFEELFSKQYQNVKFQQPYEQALYYCSLILREHSWSWEDELGVLPNLEVDDLIKFYPLLLSRTFLECYTAGNIDSKEAVSMIQHVEDAFYKGAQPLSRALYASEHLSSRIIKLEESMNYFYAAECLNISDENSALVHYIPVHRDEYVKNVKLQLFVLIAKQPAFDQLRSVEQLGYITSLSRTSDAGVRGLQLIVQSSVKDPRYIELRFQAFLKTLEAQLHDMSDDEFKRKVNALIDIKLEKFKNLSEETNFFWWEISGGTLRFDRIENEVAVLKQITKTDLIDFFNEYVNLGAPKRKSLSLQVFGSSHSCQLKAEKVDPVEPNVVQIEDIFCFRRSRPLYPSFKGDISHLKAHYAEHQ, encoded by the exons ATGGCTGTGGGTACAGTAGATGAACCTGTTGAGATATTTAAGGCTCGTTCAGATAAAAGGGAGTATAGAAGAATAGTACTACAGAACAATCTTGAAGTTCTCTTAATTAGTGATCCTGAAACTGACAAG TGTGCTGCTTCTATGGATGTGCCAGTGGGGTATTACAGTGATCCTAAGGGTCTTGAAGGTCTTGCTCATTTTCTTG AGCATATGCTGTTTTATGCAAGTGAGAAGTATCCCGTGGAGAATAGTTACTCAAAGTACATCACCCAG CACGGAGGTTCCACCAATGCTTATACATCTTCTGAGCACACCAACTTTTACTTCGACATTAATGCAGATTGCTTTGAAGAAGCATTGGACAG ATTTGCACAGTTTTTTGTCAAACCATTAATGTCACCTGATGCTACAACAAGGGAAATAAAAGCTGTTGATTCTG AGAACCAAAACAACCTATTATCTGATGGTCACAGAATGTACCAG CTTCAGAAACATCTGAGCTCTAAAGATCATCCATACCACAAATTTGGCACAG GCAATTGGGATACTTTGGAGGTGCAGCCAAAAGCAAGAGGGTTGGATACAAGGGAGGAGCTTCTCAAATTTTATAAAGAAAATTATTCTGCCAACTTAATGCATTTGGTTGTTTATGCAAAAG ATTGCCTTGATAAAGCTCAAACATTGGTACAGAGCATATTCCAAGAAGTTCCAAATACCAACAGAAGTTACTCCCCTGTTACTGATCAGCCTTGCAAATCAGAACATCTTCAG ATTCTAGTCAGAGCTGTTCCAATAAAGCAAGGTCATAGGCTGAGGCTTGTGTGGCCAGTAATTCCAGATGTACTTCATTACAAGGAAGGGCCTTCAATCTATTTGAGTCACTTGATTGGACATGAAGGAGAAGGATCCTTGTTTTATATCTTGAAGAAGTTAG GTTGGGCAACAAGCTTATCGGCTGGAGAGTCAAGTGGCGGTCATCACTTCTCTTTTTTTGAAGTTTATATTAATCTGACTGATGCTGGGCATG ACCATTTTGAGGATGTTGTGGCACTGCTTTTCAAATATATTGACCTTCTTCGACAAGCTGGTGCCTGCAAATGGATATATGATGAG CTTTCTGCTATGTCTGAAACTAATTTCCATTATCAAGACAAGATTTCTCCCATCCACTATGTGGTATATGTTGCATCGAACATGCAG TTTTACCCACCAATAGACTGGTTGGTTGGGTCATCTTTACCTTCAAGGTTCAACCCAGGCATTATTGAAGCAGTCCTAAATGAGCTCACACCACAAAATGTCAG AATCTTTTGGGTTTCAACAAAATTTGACGGTAATACAGACTCAACGGAGCCTTGGTATGGAACTGCATATTCATTAGAGAAAATAACAAGCTCCGCGATTGAG CAATGGATGGAGAAGGCACCTGATGGAAATTTGCATCTACCTGTTCCTAATATGTTTATTCCTACCGATTTGTCCATTAAAACTGTCTCCAACAAG ATGAATTTTCCAGTGTTGTTAAGGAAATCCCCTTATTCAAGGTTATGGTACAAGCCGGATACATTATTCTTCATGCCAAAGGGGCTCTGTATAATAGATTTCACCTGTCCCCAATCTAGAAGTTCTCCTGAAGCAGCTGTTCTTACCTCAATTTTCGTATGGCTGCTGAAGGACTATCTAAATGAATATG CCTACAATGCCGAGCTTGCCGGTCTCAATTACTGGATAAGTGCTCACTGTAGTGGTTTTGAG GAATTGTTCTCAAAGCAATATCAAAACGTCAAGTTTCAACAGCCATACGAGCAAGCTTTGTACTACTGCTCACTAATACTTAGGGAACACTCATGGTCATGGGAAGATGAACTTGGAGTCCTTCCTAATCTTGAAGTTGATGACCTTATTAAGTTTTATCCTCTGCTGTTATCAAGAACATTTCTGGAGTGCTACACAGCAG GAAACATCGACTCAAAGGAAGCGGTTTCAATGATCCAGCACGTTGAAGATGCCTTTTACAAGGGTGCCCAGCCTCTATCTCGGGCCCTATATGCGTCTGAGCATCTGTCAAGTAGAATCATAAAGCTTGAAGAGAGCATGAATTACTTCTATGCTGCAGAGTGCCTAAATATATCTGATGAAAATTCTGCTCTTGTCCATTACATTCCG GTGCATCGAGATGAATACGTCAAGAATGTAAAACTGCAACTATTTGTTCTGATAGCGAAACAACCAGCTTTCGATCAGCTTAGATCTGTTGAGCAGCTTGGTTACATTACATCACTTTCACGGAC GAGCGATGCTGGTGTTCGTGGACTGCAGCTTATAGTTCAATCCTCAGTCAAG GATCCTAGATATATTGAGTTGCGATTCCAGGCGTTTCTCAAGACTTTGGAAGCTCAGCTTCATGACATGTCAGATGATGAGTTTAAG AGAAAAGTCAATGCTCTTATTGATATTAAGCTCGAGaagtttaagaacttatcggAGGAAACTAATTTTTTCTGGTGGGAAATTTCTGGTGGCACCCTCAGATTTGATAGAATTGAAAATGAG GTTGCAGTACTGAAGCAGATAACCAAAACAGACCTGATCGATTTCTTTAACGAATACGTGAATCTTGGCGCTCCTAAAAGGAAGTCATTAAGCTTACAAGTCTTTGGCAGCTCACATTCTTGTCAACTAAAGGCAGAGAAAGTCGATCCTGTTGAACCAAACGTCGTCCAGATTGAAGATATTTTCTGTTTCAGGAGATCCCGCCCTCTCTATCCTTCTTTTAAGGGAGACATTAGCCATTTGAAAGCTCATTATGCTGAGCATCAGTGA